A single genomic interval of Spinacia oleracea cultivar Varoflay chromosome 6, BTI_SOV_V1, whole genome shotgun sequence harbors:
- the LOC110792926 gene encoding uncharacterized protein translates to MAEGTLKIWHGGVFKKVANGETIYEGGRGRTFPVDVDELCWWDLEVLAKKCGGYENIDGLFYLIPGLSLANGLRKVYEDVEVLKMAELVLKYRCVELYVYHGTELPNQETTITSPQNDVMSSPKKGHALSSTSKTYPATSQATKKDYATSSAAKKDAATSSILPTDTLANKKQAHTPGKSKNPTKQQKTKSTPKKSRESIKSPPQPTEEEISIPTLEANENDFLENYEWEDPRPESPLKFTDLYSDISDEDDDVDPDFELELASSDGDGDYVDKLEKELEDEEILADQKLSDTDESDEEYIASRAKTRSCNNKLVELAEQLQREAAEGKLGGVQSEATTGEGTSAAGGYVSEYEDSEDDIHTPPDSGDEDLSFGRRRRRAVLVGEHTDFSVFRWKVGQRFPNRAAFKDAVAKYAVLQGRNVFIQSSNIRRQQRVGVKCVEGCPFYLYASWDSRRAVLVVKRVEGEHTCHRNMKKNRQLKSTWVAKQFLEVFKARPHWPAKEIMETIRRAFKIVVKKEFAYKVKYAAHTLLHGSMHEHYKKVGGYVAAIKNSSPGTMVELVTDVSKQAFPLVFQRFYTCFEGLQRGWKQGCRKVIAVDACFLKTFLGGQLMSAIGRDGNDQMYPISWAVVEGENNMSWEWFFLLLQRSLDLGEGEGIAIISDEHQAILNAVAAVLPKAEHRHCARHIFAHWHKTWKGDEMKLLFWKIAKAYNLADYNDALEELTQLNVDAATAFKGYKPEVFCRAFLDTTMKTDAITSNIAETFNGYIIQARTKHLIFMLEDIRNNLMQRLVVKRQQMEKSTSILCPRIQQKLEKEKAKASNCDVIPSTDTLFNVNYYLDQLVVDLEARTCSCRKWDMLGIPCCHAIACIFFQNKEAEEYVDKCYWRQEYLNAYSGSIPPIDGERYWPRIEYHLDPPPIKIGPGRPRRNRIKDPFENPKKPGHLSRTGIEMTCSVCQVKGHNKRRCPNRESAVVAEPAPKKPRGRPRKDGQPPHSRAPSVTAPSTISQTTDSRTNTPLQLYLLDSLDQQMLSFTLLHANLANLAEAGG, encoded by the exons ATGGCTGAGGGTACTCTGAAAATTTGGCATGGAGGTGTGTTTAAAAAGGTTGCTAATGGTGAGACAATCTATGAGGGAGGACGGGGTAGAACCTTTCCTGTTGATGTTGATGAGTTGTGTTGGTGGGATTTAGAAGTTTTAGCTAAGAAATGTGGGGGGTATGAGAATATCGATGGTCTTTTCTACTTGATTCCTGGGCTTAGCTTAGCAAATGGTTTGAGGAAAGTGTATGAAGATGTAGAGGTTTTGAAGATGGCTGAATTGGTGTTGAAGTACAGGTGTGTTGAGTTGTATGTATATCATGGTACTGAGTTACCAAACCAAGAAACCACAATCACATCACCACAAAATGATGTCATGTCATCACCCAAAAAAGGTCATGCCCTGTCATCAACATCTAAGACATATCCTGCCACCTCACAAGCTACCAAAAAAGATTATGCTACCTCATCAGCTGCAAAAAAAGATGCTGCCACCTCATCAATATTACCTACAGATACCCTTGCAAACAAAAAACAGGCCCATACCCCTGGAAAATCTAAAaacccaaccaaacaacaaaAAACAAAGTCCACTCCAAAAAAATCCAGAGAATCCATCAAATCCCCCCCTCAACCTACTGAAGAAGAAATCAGCATCCCCACCCTTGAAGCTAATGAAAATGATTTCTTAGAGAACTATGAATGGGAAGACCCCAGACCCGAGAGTCCATTGAAGTTCACAGATCTGTACTCTGACATAagtgatgaagatgatgatgttgATCCGGACTTTGAGCTAGAACTTGCATCCtctgatggtgatggtgattaTGTTGATAAATTGGAGAAGGAATTAGAGGATGAGGAGATTTTAGCTGATCAGAAACTGTCAGACACAGATGAAAGTGATGAGGAGTATATTGCATCTAGGGCAAAGACGAGGAGCTGTAACAACAAGCTTGTTGAACTAGCTGAACAACTTCAAAGGGAGGCAGCTGAGGGAAAGTTAGGTGGTGTTCAGTCAGAGGCTACAACAGGAGAGGGAACTAGTGCTGCAGGGGGTTATGTGAGTGAGTACGAGGATAGTGAGGATGATATACACACGCCCCCCGATAGTGGTGATGAGGATTTGAGTTTCGGGAGGAGGAGAAGGAGAGCTGTTTTGGTAGGTGAACACACTGACTTCTCTGTGTTCAGGTGGAAAGTTGGGCAAAGGTTTCCCAACAGGGCTGCTTTCAAAGATGCAGTTGCTAAGTATGCTGTTCTACAGGGGAGAAACGTTTTCATACAGTCTAGTAACATACGTAGGCAACAAAGGGTAGGGGTGAAGTGTGTTGAAGGTTGTCCGTTCTACTTGTATGCGTCTTGGGACTCTAGGAGAGCAGTACTTGTTGTGAAGAGGGTAGAGGGTGAGCATACTTGTCATAGAAATATGAAAAAGAATCGACAGTTAAAGTCCACTTGGGTTGCAAAACAGTTTCTCGAGGTGTTCAAGGCTAGACCCCATTGGCCAGCTAAGGAAATCATGGAGACTATAAGGAGGGCATTTAAGATTGTAGTAAAAAAGGAGTTTGCGTATAAGGTGAAGTATGCTGCACACACGTTATTACATGGTTCGATGCACGAGCATTACAAGAAAGTGGGAGGGTATGTGGCAGCCATAAAGAACAGTAGTCCTGGTACGATGGTGGAGCTAGTGACCGATGTCAGTAAACAAGCGTTTCCACTTGTTTTCCAGAGGTTTTACACATGTTTTGAAGGATTGCAGAGGGGCTGGAAGCAGGGTTGCAGGAAGGTGATAGCGGTTGATGCGTGTTTTCTGAAAACCTTCCTGGGTGGGCAGTTGATGAGTGCTATAGGTAGGGATGGCAATGACCAAATGTACCCTATTTCTTGGGCCGTAGTAGAGGGGGAGAATAACATGTCTTGGGAGTGGTTTTTTCTTCTGCTTCAGAGGTCCCTCGATCTAGGTGAAGGAGAGGGAATTGCTATCATCTCCGATGAGCACCAG GCTATATTAAATGCCGTTGCAGCAGTTCTCCCAAAGGCAGAGCATAGACACTGTGCGAGGCACATCTTTGCTCATTGGCACAAGACTTGGAAAGGTGATGAGATGAAGCTTTTATTCTGGAAAATTGCCAAGGCTTACAACCTTGCTGACTACAATGATGCCTTGGAGGAACTCACACAGTTGAATGTCGATGCTGCCACTGCGTTTAAGGGCTACAAACCAGAGGTTTTCTGTAGAGCTTTTCTAGATACAACAATGAAGACTGATGCCATAACATCCAACATAGCTGAAACATTCAATGGATACATCATTCAGGCAAGAACCAAACATCTGATCTTCATGTTAGAAGACATCAGAAACAACTTGATGCAAAGATTGGTGGTGAAAAGACAGCAAATGGAGAAGTCGACATCAATCCTTTGTCCAAGAATACAACAGAAGCTGGAAAAAGAGAAGGCAAAGGCTAGCAACTGTGACGTAATACCGTCAACGGATACATTGTTCAATGTCAATTATTATCTGGATCAATTGGTGGTGGATTTGGAAGCAAGGACATGTTCATGCAGAAAGTGGGACATGCTTGGCATTCCATGTTGTCATGCCATTGCGTGtatctttttccaaaacaaGGAGGCCGAGGAGTATGTTGATAAATGCTACTGGAGGCAAGAATACTTAAATGCATATTCAG GTTCAATTCCACCCATTGATGGAGAGAGGTATTGGCCAAGGATTGAATACCACTTGGATCCTCCTCCCATCAAAATAGGGCCAGGCAGACCGAGGAGAAATAGGATCAAGGATCCCTTTGAGAACCCGAAAAAGCCTGGTCACCTATCGAGGACCGGGATAGAAATGACTTGTAGTGTGTGTCAAGTCAAAGGGCATAATAAAAGACGATGTCCTAACAGAGAGAGTGCTGTTGTTGCAGAACCAGCCCCAAAAAAACCTAGGGGTAGACCAAGGAAGGATGGTCAGCCCCCTCACTCTCGTGCTCCGTCTGTTACTGCCCCATCTACCATAAGTCAAACGACTGATTCAAGAACAAACACACCTCTGCAGTTGTATCTTCTCGATTCACTCGATCAACAAATGCTCAGCTTCACTCTACTTCATGCCAACCTAGCCAACTTGGCAGAGGCGGGAGGATGA
- the LOC130463179 gene encoding uncharacterized protein, translating to MVKKAAPKNPAAKKPATKKLEFDNSVAEMAVEAPRRRGRRPNAVSEEIPVAKESVSIKKNKKAGSPKSKAIELVSEKEPIEEEQHNQLVLQNSSLDDVPQPESHQLHSQVLKEVGADGLPIVFNFDTQCSGGSLCKLIKDFSPDQKAAVQEIGFGGLLGLQLSRKNTQMMYWCIKCFDGVSSLFTISDSKQFEITDYDVYDLFMLPLSELEVEGVKRGRISTNHDFDLKIKWRKEFGFEEVNAQIPIRLLEDKIKLLTDGGDLFKQLFVFFAFSTFFTPTANKTVDLRLAKALDDPKMISKYNWCKYVLDVLCEETVKFKNCLLKGKDQKTFGGCVVFLQLVYFQRIKFRNSSGIPDQLPLIQHWTSKMVTDRIHAENANMSALYGSGILEKEKYPISKKFVFVDGQIDLTQIKSISKENEAGSSGGRAEQPYVGRRIPSWRPRILQFEIPNSHPTDEEIFSKATDDFHGQWLLMKRDLDVVSAIHAEELFKLKASMPSQNHGDDILENSTYQKMVDELVEIHLLVKNLPNGWDDIFGSSNNPVVTAAPQPSAVVPTEPAVVTAAVVDATTSTEAIIREVDPDTQINAVLDSLQAKLKKLRRMMMKK from the exons atgGTGAAGAAAGCGGCACCGAAGAATCCGGCAGCGAAGAAACCGGCAACGAAGAAACTTGAATTCGACAATTCCGTTGCTGAAATGGCTGTTGAAGCTCCTCGAAGGCGAGGAAGAAGGCCAAATGCTGTTTCTGAAGAAATTCCTG TTGCTAAGGAATCTGTGTCTataaagaagaacaaaaaggctGGCAGTCCGAAATCAAAAGCAATTGAGCTTGTATCTGAAAAAGAACCAATTGAAGAAGAACAACATAATCAACTAGTTTTACAAAATTCTTCTCTGGATGACGTTCCACAGCCTGAATCTCATCAACTTCATTCACAAGTTTTGAAAGAAGTTGGCGCTGATGGCCTGCCTATCGT gtttaattttgATACACAATGTTCAGGAGGATCAttgtgtaaattaattaaagacttCTCTCCTGATCAAAAGGCAGCTGTTCAAGAGATAGGGTTTGGAGGATTGTTAGGCCTTCAATTAAGTCGAAAAAACACTCAGATGATGTACTGGTGCATCAAGTGCTTTGATGGTGTGAGTTCTCTGTTTACAATCAGTGATTCCAAGCAATTTGAAATCACTGATTATGATGTGTACGATTTGTTTATGCTCCCCCTTTCTGAGCTGGAGGTTGAAGGGGTTAAACGTGGGCGCATTTCCACTAATCATGATTTTGATTTGAAGATCAAGTGGAGAAAAGAGTTCGGTTTTGAAGAGGTCAATGCTCAAATTCCTATAAGGTTGCTTGAGGACAAGATTAAATTGTTGACAGATGGTGGTGATCTGTTTAaacaattatttgttttttttgcttTCTCTACATTTTTTACTCCAACAGCCAATAAGACTGTAGATTTGAGATTGGCTAAGGCTTTGGACGATCCTAAAATGATTTCCAAATACAATTGGTGTAAATACGTTCTTGACGTATTATGTGAGGAAACAGTGAAatttaaaaattgtttattGAAAGGCAAAGATCAAAAGACATTTGGAGGCTGTGTTGTGTTTTTGCAACTTGTGTATTTTCAGAGGATTAAGTTTAGGAATTCCAGTGGTATTCCTGATCAATTACCTCTTATTCAGCATTGGACATCGAAGATGGTAACCGATCGGATTCATGCTGAAAATGCCAATATGAGTGCATTATATGGTTCTGGTATATTGGAGAAGGAGAAGTATCCAATTTCCAAAAAGTTTGTTTTTGTTGATGGTCAAATAGATTTGACCCAAATCAAATCTATTTCGAAAGAAAATGAAGCTGGCAGCAGTGGGGGAAGAGCTGAACAGCCCTATGTTGGGCGTCGAATTCCAAGTTGGCGTCCTAGGATTCTTCAGTTTGAAATCCCTAATTCTCATCCTACAGATGAAGAAATTTTCTCTAAAGCCACTGAT GATTTTCATGGTCAGTGGTTGTTGATGAAGAGAGATCTGGATGTAGTTTCAGCCATCCATGCTGAAGAGTTGTTTAAATTAAAGGCTTCAATGCCTTCGCAGAACCATGGCGATGATATTTTGGAAAATTCCACTTATCAAAAGATggttgatgagttggtggagatTCATCTGTTGGTGAAGAATCTACCAAATGGTTGGGATGACATTTTTGGTTCAAGTAACAATCCAGTTGTTACTGCTGCCCCTCAACCTTCTGCCGTTGTTCCAACTGAGCCTGCAGTTGTTACAGCTGCTGTTGTTGATGCAACAACATCTACCGAAGCAATTATTCGAGAAGTTGATCCTGACACTCAAATAAATGCAGTTCTTGATTCTTTGCaagcaaagctaaagaaattacggaggatgatgatgaagaaatAG
- the LOC130463180 gene encoding uncharacterized protein: protein MMFMMVFHGVETVQDGVGIFDFDPLADEDFRKFLRACICGTIVLSDLNCYRDEYLKRMVAFRKYRKQDVLDALIKQREELTQKYMNDALKIEIVARNSSARKSKHVETEDEAETDVNFEGKGRGKGGRRTRGGRRGKARGRGASRG from the exons ATGATGTTTATGATGGTTTTTCATGGTGTTGAAACGGTACAAGATGGTGTTGGGATTTTTGACTTTGATCCCTTGGCAGAT GAAGATTTCAGGAAGTTTCTCAGGGCTTGTATTTGTGGCACCATTGTGTTGTCAGATTTGAATTGTTACAGAGATGAATATCTGAAACGAATGGTTGCATTCAGGAAATACAGGAAACAAGATGTTTTGGATGCCCTAATTAAACAAAGGGAAGAGTTGACGCAGAAATACATGAATGATGctttaaaaattgaaattgttgcAAGAAATAGTTCGGCAAGGAAATCCAAACATGTTGAAACAGAAGATGAAGCTGAGACAGATGTCAATTTTGAAGGGAAAGGACGTGGCAAAGGCGGGAGACGCACCCGAGGAGGCAGACGCGGGAAGGCACGTGGACGAGGTGCTTCACGTGGTTAA